The following are encoded in a window of Colletotrichum lupini chromosome 3, complete sequence genomic DNA:
- a CDS encoding menadione-induced gene-4: MVANKSLIFKKVHETPTVAGQDIAVESRDFDLDQELLGGSILVQVLYVSFDPYMKGRMVEKPVMGPYKLNEPIPNTALAKVLQSKNEGFPQGAIVRGEFPISQYAVATAEDLQAGWAHLIENPLNLPLDTFLAALGMPGLAAYASLYEIGKPKKGETLYVSAAAGAVGHVVGQIAKREGLHVIGSVGADEKVDYLVRELGFDAVFNYKKETVDEGLARLAPDGIDIFYDNVGGETLDAVLLKMNTYGRIIACGAISQYSRVQGPYTGYGVTNIFNITVKRVTMAGYIVTDPNIGPKYGAEHMQNVSKWIHDGSFTSKSTVVDGVDQAADGFVGLFYGKNIGKALLLCFQNAVARSPSNAFATHGLGQVKGPIETRIQKWAVGIARLTSLYGGRDFLDSSSANLKDTQKAPEEMICIIQHAVPNPLPPWHGHQQPDICLADRILSEFAAIGLRLHICRWSDHLTPTTESVTAAHRHVKSIMAEKGPFDGIMGFSQGAAVAVSMILRHQLETPSTPPLFKFAILIGSPLPFSHSLMYGIDTRDYFGVSCNVDCSILARYNRPNKVPTYLITPDRYLKDDDDEDFHRTEEACQQPTAAMFYQMFHSTSDEVRMDIPTVHIFGRRDPWYLHSKDVLELACAERASVLEHCYGHEVPRHLSEEICDLIESAVALSVESRSDP; the protein is encoded by the exons ATGGTGGCAAACAAGTCATTGATCTTCAAGAAGGTCCACGAGACACCCACGGTAGCGGGACAGGATATCGCTGTGGAGAGCAGAGACTTTGATCTTGACCAG GAATTGCTGGGGGGTTCCATCTTGGTACAAGTTCTGTATGTCTCATTCGACCCGTACATGAAGGGTCGCATGGTTGAGAAGCCGGTCATGGGCCCTTACAAGCTCAATGAGCCCATCCCGAACACAGCCCTCGCCAAAGTCCTTCAATCCAAAAACGAAGGATTCCCGCAAGGCGCCATAGTCAGGGGGGAATTCCCAATCAGCCAGTACGCCGTCGCCACCGCCGAGGACTTGCAAGCTGGATGGGCCCATCTGATCGAGAACCCTCTCAACTTACCGCTCGACACATTCCTTGCTGCCCTGGGGATGCCCGGACTCGCCGCCTACGCCTCTCTCTACGAGATAGGCAAGCCCAAAAAAGGCGAGACCTTATACGTCTCCGCTGCAGCCGGCGCCGTGGGCCATGTAGTTGGGCAAATCGCCAAGCGCGAAGGTCTACACGTCATTGGCTCCGTTGGCGCCGACGAAAAGGTCGACTATCTCGTCCGTGAGCTCGGCTTCGACGCTGTCTTCAACTACAAGAAGGAGACAGTCGACGAGGGCCTCGCCCGTCTTGCACCTGACGGGATCGACATCTTTTACGACAACGTCGGCGGTGAGACGCTAGATGCGGTTCTACTGAAGATGAACACGTATGGACGAATCATCGCCTGCGGAGCCATCAGTCAGTACTCGCGTGTCCAAGGCCCTTACACGGGCTATGGAGTTACCAATATCTTCAACATCACCGTGAAGCGAGTCACCATGGCTGGGTACATCGTGACTGACCCCAACATTGGTCCCAAGTATGGCGCGGAGCATATGCAGAACGTTTCAAAGTGGATTCATGATGGTAGCTTCACGTCGAAGTCGACTGTCGTGGACGGCGTGGATCAAGCAGCCGATGGATTTGTGGGCCTGTTTTATGGCAAGAACATTGGAAAGGCT CTTCTGCTATGTTTTCAAAATGCTGTCGCGAGGAGCCCTAGTAATGCATTTGCAACGCACGGTCTGGGACAG GTCAAGGGGCCTATCGAGACAAGGATTCAGAAATGGGCGGTCGGGATAGCCCGTTTGACTTCACTCTATGGCGGCAGGGACTTTCTCGATTCGTCTAG TGCAAACCTTAAAGACACCCAAAAAGCCCCCGAAGAG ATGATCTGTATAATCCAACATGCCGTGCCGAATCCTTTGCCTCCATGGCATGGGCATCAACAGCCAGATATTTGCCTCGCAGACAG AATCCTTTCGGAGTTTGCTGCCATCGGACTACGACTTCACATTTGTCGATGGTCCGACCACTT AACGCCGACTACTGAGTCGGTGACCGCGGCCCACCGTCACGTCAAGTCCATCATGGCTGAAAAGGGCCCTTTTGATGGAATCATGGGGTTCAGCCAG GGCGCTGCAGTCGCGGTGTCGATGATCTTGCGCCACCAGCTTGAAACCCCGTCAACACCACCCCTCTTCAAGTTTGCCATTCTCATCGGCTCCCCTTTACCCTTCTCACACAGCCTGATGTATGGGATTGACACGCGGGATTACTTTGGCGTCTCTTGCAATGTGGACTGTAGCATCCTTGCTCGGTACAATCGTCCTAATAAGGTCCCTACGTATCTTATTACCCCAGACAGGTACCTCAAAGATGACGACGATGAGGACTTCCACAGAACCGAAGAGGCATGTCAACAGCCGACCGCAGCCATGTTCTACCAAATGTTCCATTCAACATCGGATGAAGTCAGAATGGACATTCCTACTGTTCACATATTTGGCCGGCGTGATCCGTGGTACCTTCATAGTAAAGATGTGCTAGAGCTGGCTTGTGCTGAACGGGCTTCGGTGTTGGAGCATTGTTATGGCCATGAAGTTCCGCGACACTTGAGTGAAGAAATTTGCGATTTGATTGAGTCGGCGGTTGCCTTA AGTGTCGAGTCTCGCAGCGATCCTTGA
- a CDS encoding beta-ketoacyl synthase domain-containing protein: protein MTINDGRNGAYTIPNNNYPSNGTNGATYTDGTNGINDTNGYNGSSVNGPTNGPPQAHEPIAVIGMGCRLPGEVDNPHALTQLLKRGGVACNEPPESRFSLDGHHDGSKKPKTMRSPGGMFLENIDPREFDAGFFQVPRLDAIAMDPQQRQLLEVVYECLENSGVTLQELQGAQVGCFVGSYAVDYADMQARDPEDRAPSVTIGVGRAILSNRISHFLNIKGPSMTIDTACSGSLVALDVACRYLRTREMDGAIVAGCNLYLRGESSPEHNMDVGPMKGASSLSGKCHTFDVKADGYIKGEAVNAVMVKRLSDALRDGDPIRAVILGTATNSDGNTPGIASPSSEAQAAAIRSAYANAGITNFNETTYLECHGTGTQAGDPTEVSGIASVFAPSRSPDQPLIIGSIKSNIGHSEPAAGISGLIKTILSLETGTIFGNPTFVTPNPKIDLKGQKVFATRTSIPWPTGARKRASVNSFGYGGSNAHVVLESADQYLQNNQTSSHVSSHLAEDADLFGDDNDASSTAPVAKKPQLLVFSANNEFSLRGYVKLLRKHLLNPSVKADLRDLSFTLSSKRSAHFNRVFLLADKAVIAEDSLVLGKKSPEAPKIGFVFTGQGAQWSQMGKALVDAFPTARDLLKHLDTVLKTALVPPTWSLLDELVEPRSPGLLRQPEFSQPLCTALQLAILSVLEVWGIAPHSVVGHSSGEIAAAYAAGYLSKEDAIKVAYYRGLAAKQLANVVDGTKNVGMLAVGLGAEAVMPFLEPYAGLVHIACFNSPSSVTLSGKVDKLEEVMVSLVAESHFARLLQVNLAYHSPFMLEVSSLYEALLRQDFGACKKDRKHDNVRMFSSVSGKEMRYAADAAYWKSNMSSAVRFEQATKTMLANDNRPDFLIEIGPSGALSGPVAQVKKAVLGDGAEVQYIAAWSRGPAALKSLYEVAGKLFISGGEVNLANVNKTETWKPRTIIDLPNYSWDHSTQYWYESDASKDWRYRLFPHHDLLGSKILGTSWQAPSFKKSLKLADLPWLRDHKMGPEIVFPAAGFIAMAMEAIRQNTEALRTLETKVLPTAYHYKLRDVNFIRALVLDDSDEATKVMLALHPRTGAKDSWYEFKISSQVGDAWLENCRGLVRIQESTTENLTAAEGTVKPLVDPVPGALWYKAMHDTGYNFGPVFQKHLEIESIAGSRESRSLVDLSPPASEHPQSWYPMHPAAIDGSFQSCAPSLWAGDRPGISAVLVPAIIDELTIFPVESVSGKGISTTCSEYVGLGLPESTKSYKSNAVVLDSETGDLRFKLTGLRYHQLDTQEDPYSSHTYSRISWKPDVTFLTGDTVAAIAAAEDPLNEFIDLTAHKFPSLSVLEASMIPSEAGSVWFEGSKADPVVRSACRSFQFSSHDASAVVNAEETYGSKSGVAYAVLDVAADPEKLQTPDKTFDLVIIRAADGSSESQENVVRNARTLVSDGGHVVIQSIGADVPEISSSSGFCSSFSIPSGDGNTIHILVAASEAVSKKQGIELIHFSDPTDVTAQVVSDLSKFGWQITDTEHTQDDHRTILVLSDLSAPVLPTITEAQWQLLKNTLVSGNQVLWVTSGSQLNVTSPDRAMIHGLGRTVRHEDPSISITTLDVESATGPKTVSAINDILEHLGRAVHRRQTTGIENAFVERQGVIHISRVQPNEAVNVVEKALAHGAELVEGELHGFNTTVRLQCERVGTIDSLQYTEVAATELPVPDGSVEVELFAAGLNFKDVAVTMGIVPENQHLLGLEGAGEIRRAGKNAANIYKPGDRVLVFKKGAFGNRVIASVERTHHIPKWMSFEEASTLASVYLTALYSIFDLANTQAGHKVLIHSASGGLGIASIQICKFIGAEIYATVGTDEKVDFLVDSFGIPRENIFNSRTTAFAAQLKAATKGHGVDVILNSLTGDMLDESWRCIADGGTMVELGKRDMLDRNYLSMEPFGRNASYRCFDMSHEHVSDTVIARLMRQMMSLISQRAIKPIAPMTTFPFEDVAGAFRYMRAAKHMGKIVLSAKDKADKPTVMVRPAIRRFDLPQTTSILIVGGLKGLCGSLAVYLAQKGAKHLVILARGGYDDERSQAVLKNIHAQGAKVDLVRGDVSVLEDVRKAFKSSSVPVSGVIQGAMVLRDKIFTSMTTQEYHGAVACKVPGTWNLHNVAQEEGLDLSFFTMLSSVSGVVGQKGQANYAAANAFLDAFAVYRQGLGLSAVSVDLGAIDDVGYMHEHNDLRVALDRDAWTPINENLFRQIVRVSIQQQQRTSSTGNSTQLITSIAVPQPDSSNLLVDARFVSLAFGTGEATSGGDGKDDKSRAVQALMLLLQSSADSSVVLKAAVDVVNTQFQATLRLSEPMEPAKPLSSYGLDSLSAVELRNWVRLDLGVELTTLEITSATSLTALCEKIVSKMKKKE from the exons ATGACGATCAACGACGGGAGAAACGGTGCGTACACGATTCCGAACAACAACTATCCGAGCAACGGTACCAACGGCGCCACTTACACCGATGGAACCAACGGGATCAACGATACCAACGGCTATAATGGCAGCAGCGTAAACGGCCCCACCAATGGCCCACCTCAAGCCCATGAGCCGATCGCCGTCATCGGCATGGGATGCCGTCTGCCGGGCGAAGTCGACAACCCGCACGCACTGACGCAGCTCCTGAAGCGCGGAGGTGTCGCCTGTAACGAGCCGCCCGAATCTCGCTTCAGCTTGGACGGCCACCATGACGGATCCAAGAAGCCCAAAACGATGAGGTCTCCGGGCGGCATGTTCCTAGAGAACATTGACCCACGTGAGTTCGACGCCGGCTTCTTCCAGGTTCCCCGGCTCGATGCCATCGCAATGGACCCGCAGCAGAGACAGCTCCTCGAGGTCGTATACGAGTGTCTGGAGAATTCAGGTGTGACGTTGCAAGAGCTGCAAGGGGCCCAGGTTGGGTGCTTCGTCGGATCATACGCCGTCG ACTACGCCGACATGCAGGCCCGCGATCCCGAAGACCGCGCTCCTTCTGTCACAATTGGCGTTGGTCGGGCTATTCTAAGCAATAGAATCAGTCATTTTCTGAACATCAAGGGTCCCAG TATGACAATAGATACAGCCTGTTCGGGCAGCCTGGTAGCTCTTGATGTGGCATGTCGCTATCTACGTACCCGGGAGATGGACGGAGCAATTGTCGCCGGCTGCAACTTGTACCTGAG GGGTGAGTCTAGCCCGGAACACAACATGGATGTTGGCCCAATGAAGGGAGCCTCGAGTTTATCTGGAAAATGCCACACCTTTGACGTCAAGGCGGACGGTTACATCAAGGGTGAGGCAGTCAATGCCGTAATGGTGAAACGCCTCTCGGACGCCCTCCGTGACGGTGACCCTATTCGCGCCGTGATACTCGGCACCGCTACTAATAGTGACGGCAACACTCCCGGTATCGCCAGCCCCAGCTCAGAGGCACAAGCGGCGGCCATCCGTTCGGCTTATGCTAACGCTGGAATCACGAATTTTAACGAAACCACGTATCTCGAGTGCCATGGCACTGGCACACAGGCAGGCGATCCGACCGAGGTCAGTGGTATCGCCTCAGTGTTTGCGCCGTCGCGTAGTCCCGATCAGCCCTTGATAATCGGCTCC ATCAAGAGCAATATTGGTCACTCTGAGCCGGCAGCAGGCATCTCAGGCCTGATCAAGACCATCCTGTCTCTCGAGACTGGCACCATTTTCGGCAACCCTACCTTCGTGACTCCCAACCccaagatcgaccttaaggGCCAGAAGGTGTTTGCAACACGCACTAGCATCCCCTGGCCGACAGGGGCACGCAAGCGGGCGTCTGTAAATTCGTTCGGATATGGCGGTTCCAACGCTCACGTCGTCCTCGAGTCTGCAGATCAATATCTACAGAATAACCAGACCTCCTCCCACGTCTCTTCACACCTCGCTGAAGATGCGGATCTCTTCGGTGACGACAATGATGCTTCCTCCACGGCACCAGTCGCAAAGAAGCCCCAGCTGCTTGTCTTCTCGGCCAATAACGAGTTTTCGCTCCGCGGCTACGTGAAGCTGCTGCGCAAGCACCTTTTGAACCCGAGTGTCAAAGCCGACTTGCGAGACCTGTCTTTCACACTCTCGAGCAAGCGCAGCGCGCACTTCAATCGAGTATTCTTGCTAGCGGATAAGGCGGTGATAGCCGAAGACTCTCTCGTCCTGGGGAAGAAGAGCCCGGAAGCTCCAAAGATCGGCTTTGTTTTCACCGGCCAGGGCGCTCAATGGTCGCAGATGGGAAAGGCCCTTGTCGATGCCTTCCCTACCGCCAGAGACTTGCTGAAGCATCTGGATACTGTCCTCAAGACCGCTCTTGTCCCTCCAACGTGGTCTTTGCTCG ATGAACTGGTAGAGCCGCGCAGTCCTGGTCTCCTTCGCCAGCCCGAGTTTTCCCAGCCACTCTGCACAGCGCTTCAGCTCGCCATCCTGAGCGTGCTGGAAGTCTGGGGCATCGCTCCGCACAGCGTGGTCGGTCACTCATCGGGCGAAATCGCTGCTGCATATGCTGCGGGCTATCTGTCCAAGGAAGACGCGATTAAGGTCGCTTACTACCGCGGCCTAGCTGCCAAGCAGCTCGCCAACGTCGTAGATGGCACCAAGAACGTAGGCATGCTCGCGGTCGGGCTGGGCGCTGAAGCCGTAATGCCCTTCTTGGAACCCTACGCTGGCCTAGTGCACATTGCCTGCTTTAACAGCCCCAGCAGCGTCACCTTGTCTGGCAAGGTGGACAAGCTCGAGGAGGTCATGGTCTCCCTTGTAGCAGAATCGCATTTTGCCCGCCTGCTGCAGGTGAACCTGGCATACCACTCGCCTTTCATGCTGGAAGTGAGCAGTCTATACGAGGCTCTGCTTCGCCAGGACTTTGGCGCGTGCAAGAAAGACAGGAAACATGACAACGTCCGGATGTTCTCATCCGTGTCTGGCAAAGAGATGCGCTACGCTGCTGATGCGGCGTACTGGAAGAGCAATATGAGCTCTGCGGTACGATTTGAACAAGCTACCAAGACCATGCTCGCGAATGACAACCGTCCGGACTTTCTCATCGAGATCGGCCCTAGCGGTGCGCTTTCAGGTCCTGTGGCCCAGGTGAAAAAGGCTGTCCTCGGAGATGGCGCCGAAGTCCAGTATATTGCGGCCTGGTCTCGTGGCCCCGCCGCGCTCAAGTCGCTCTACGAGGTGGCCGGCAAGCTCTTCATCAGCGGCGGAGAGGTCAACTTAGCCAACGTGAACAAGACTGAGACTTGGAAACCGAGAACCATTATCGACCTGCCCAACTACTCATGGGACCACTCTACGCAGTACTGGTACGAAAGCGACGCTAGCAAGGACTGGCGATACCGTCTTTTCCCGCACCATGACCTCCTGGGCAGCAAGATCCTGGGTACTTCCTGGCAGGCGCCGTCTTTCAAGAAGTCTCTCAAGCTGGCAGACCTGCCTTGGCTTCGGGACCACAAGATGGGCCCGGAGATTGTCTTCCCCGCGGCTGGCTTCATCGCCATGGCTATGGAGGCTATCCGCCAGAACACCGAAGCGCTGCGTACTTTGGAGACTAAGGTTCTCCCTACAGCATACCATTACAAGCTTCGAGACGTCAACTTCATCCGCGCCCTTGTGCTGGACGACTCAGACGAAGCTACCAAGGTCATGCTCGCACTTCACCCGCGCACGGGAGCCAAAGATTCCTGGTACGAATTCAAAATCAGCTCTCAGGTAGGGGACGCCTGGCTCGAGAACTGCCGTGGCCTAGTCAGAATCCAGGAGAGCACCACCGAAAATTTGACTGCAGCCGAGGGCACTGTCAAGCCGTTGGTTGACCCCGTCCCCGGCGCTCTATGGTACAAGGCCATGCACGATACAGGCTACAACTTTGGTCCGGTTTTCCAGAAACATCTTGAGATCGAGTCCATCGCCGGTTCGCGCGAGTCTCGGTCTCTCGTGGATCTGAGTCCTCCCGCCTCGGAGCACCCGCAGTCGTGGTATCCGATGCACCCCGCCGCCATTGATGGATCATTCCAGTCTTGTGCCCCTTCTCTGTGGGCCGGTGATAGGCCCGGGATCAGTGCCGTATTGGTCCCTGCCATCATTGATGAGCTGACCATTTTCCCAGTGGAGAGCGTTTCTGGAAAAGGTATCTCCACGACGTGCTCTGAGTACGTAGGCCTTGGCCTGCCCGAAAGTACCAAGAGTTACAAGTCCAACGCAGTCGTTCTTGACTCTGAGACTGGAGATTTGCGTTTCAAGCTCACTGGCCTAAGATATCACCAACTGGATACACAGGAGGATCCATACTCGTCACACACGTACAGTCGCATCTCATGGAAGCCAGATGTGACGTTCCTTACTGGAGACACCGTGGCGGCCATCGCCGCAGCAGAAGATCCCCTCAACGAATTCATCGACTTGACTGCTCACAAGTTCCCGAGTCTCAGTGTGCTTGAGGCCAGCATGATACCCTCCGAGGCCGGTAGTGTATGGTTTGAGGGTAGCAAAGCCGACCCTGTGGTGAGGTCTGCTTGTCGCAGCTTCCAGTTCTCTTCTCACGATGCTTCTGCTGTCGTGAACGCTGAGGAGACGTATGGCAGCAAGTCAGGTGTGGCCTACGCCGTCCTCGACGTTGCAGCTGACCCGGAAAAATTGCAGACCCCTGACAAAACCTTTGATCTTGTCATTATCAGAGCGGCTGATGGGTCATCGGAGTCGCAAGAGAATGTGGTACGGAACGCACGCACGCTGGTATCGGACGGCGGCCACGTCGTAATCCAGTCCATCGGAGCTGACGTGCCGGAAATCTCGTCATCCTCTGGTTTCTGTTCATCTTTCAGCATCCCTTCTGGCGATGGCAACACTATTCACATTCTCGTCGCTGCTTCAGAGGCCGTGTCCAAAAAGCAAGGCATTGAGCTTATACACTTCTCTGACCCAACAGACGTGACCGCACAAGTTGTCTCAGATCTATCAAAGTTCGGATGGCAGATCACGGATACCGAACATACCCAAGACGACCACAGAACTATTCTGGTACTAAGTGATCTCTCCGCCCCTGTCCTGCCGACTATTACAGAAGCCCAGTGGCAGCTTCTCAAGAACACGTTGGTATCAGGCAACCAAGTATTGTGGGTGACCTCGGGCTCTCAGCTGAACGTCACAAGCCCCGACAGGGCCATGATCCACGGTCTGGGTCGTACAGTTCGCCACGAGGATCCTTCCATCAGTATCACAACGTTGGATGTCGAGTCAGCCACGGGTCCGAAGACCGTCTCTGCCATAAATGACATCCTTGAGCACCTCGGCAGGGCTGTTCATCGGAGACAAACGACGGGTATTGAAAACGCGTTTGTCGAGCGCCAGGGAGTCATTCATATCAGCAGAGTGCAGCCCAATGAGGCTGTTAACGTTGTTGAGAAAGCCTTGGCCCACGGCGCTGAACTCGTTGAGGGTGAGCTACATGGATTTAACACGACCGTTCGTCTGCAGTGCGAGCGTGTCGGCACAATTGATTCTCTCCAGTACACCGAGGTCGCCGCTACAGAGCTGCCTGTCCCCGACGGCAGCGTGGAAGTTGAACTGTTCGCCGCTGGGCTAAACTTCAAGGATGTCGCCGTCACAATGGGCATTGTTCCGGAGAACCAACACCTCCTCGGCCTCGAAGGTGCGGGCGAGATCCGTCGGGCTGGCAAAAACGCTGCGAACATATACAAGCCAGGAGACCGGGTGCTTGTCTTCAAGAAGGGAGCATTTGGAAACAGGGTCATCGCCTCTGTTGAGCGAACGCACCACATCCCCAAATGGATGTCTTTCGAGGAGGCCTCAACTCTGGCCAGTGTGTATCTCACTGCGCTTTACAGCATTTTCGATCTTGCCAACACACAGGCCGGGCACAAAGTGCTTATCCATTCCGCATCCGGTGGTCTTGGAATCGCCTCGATCCAGATTTGTAAATTCATTGGCGCAGAGATCTACGCGACCGTCGGCACTGATGAGAAGGTGGACTTCTTGGTAGACAGCTTTGGCATCCCCAGAGAGAACATCTTCAACTCAAGAACCACTGCCTTTGCTGCTCAGCTCAAGGCCGCCACAAAAGGACACGGCGTCGATGTCATTCTCAACTCTCTCACCGGCGATATGTTGGACGAGTCGTGGCGCTGCATCGCTGATGGCGGCACCATGGTCGAGCTGGGGAAGAGGGATATGCTTGATCGCAATTACCTCTCCAT GGAGCCGTTTGGCCGCAACGCTTCATACCGCTGCTTTGATATGTCCCACGAGCACGTATCGGACACCGTCATTGCCAGGCTCATGCGCCAGATGATGAGCCTCATTAGCCAGCGCGCCATCAAGCCCATTGCTCCCATGACTACTTTTCCCTTCGAGGATGTGGCTGGTGCTTTCCGTTACATGCGTGCGGCTAAGCACATGGGCAAGATCGTTCTCTCCGCCAAAGACAAGGCTGACAAGCCGACTGTGATGGTCCGCCCCGCGATACGCAGGTTCGATCTGCCCCAGACTACTTCCATCCTCATCGTCGGTGGCTTGAAAGGTCTTTGCGGATCTCTGGCCGTCTACTTGGCCCAAAAGGGCGCCAAGCACCTCGTCATCCTCGCACGTGGTGGTTACGATGATGAGCGGTCACAGGCTGTGTTGAAGAACATTCATGCCCAAGGTGCCAAGGTCGATCTGGTCAGGGGCGATGTCTCAGTTTTGGAAGACGTTCGAAAAGCTTTCAAATCCTCCAGCGTTCCCGTCAGTGGCGTCATTCAGGGCGCCATGGTCCTGAGAGACAAAATCTTCACCTCCATGACGACCCAGGAGTACCATGGCGCCGTGGCCTGCAAAGTCCCCGGAACTTGGAACCTTCATAACGTCGCTCAGGAGGAGGGCCTCGATCTCTCCTTCTTCACTATGCTTTCCTCGGTCTCTGGTGTTGTTGGCCAAAAGGGTCAGGCAAACTACGCAGCCGCTAATGCCTTCCTCGATGCCTTTGCCGTATACCGCCAAGGTCTCGGGCTGTCCGCTGTTTCGGTCGATTTGGGTGCCATCGACGACGTTGGCTACATGCATGAGCACAATGACCTTCGCGTGGCTCTGGATCGGGACGCCTGGACTCCCATTAATGAGAACCTGTTCCGCCAAATTGTCCGCGTTTCaatccagcagcagcaaagaACATCTTCGACGGGCAACTCCACTCAACTTATTACCTCCATCGCCGTGCCGCAGCCGGACTCCTCGAACCTTCTTGTTGACGCTCGCTTCGTCAGCCTGGCTTTCGGCACCGGCGAGGCCACGTCTGGTGGGGATGGCAAGGACGACAAATCGCGCGCGGTGCAGGCGCTAATGCTGTTACTACAATCCAGTGCAGACTCCTCGGTGGTATTGAAGGCCGCTGTGGACGTCGTTAACACGCAATTCCAGGCCACCCTCCGCTTGTCGGAACCAATGGAACCTGCCAAGCCACTCAGTAGTTATGGTTTGGACTCTTTGTCTGCCGTAGAGCTGCGAAATTGGGTCAGGCTGGATCTCGGAGTTGAATTGACAACGCTGGAGATCACGAGCGCCACGTCACTAACAGCGCTGTGTGAGAAGATTGTTTCcaagatgaagaagaaggaatGA
- a CDS encoding DltD domain-containing protein: MSTFFRDVEFQTVDGLTLRGCFYPAPGRGPAAIITPGFNCVKEMFVPEVAEQFQLAGISALIYDPRSLGLSDGQPRNEIDPMKQVSDYSDALTYLRGLPEVDPEQIFFWGQSFAGCVALCAGALDKRARMVVSICPLLDFELTPQKFPRVLARSMADRESRAAGNPPVFLPVLTEDGVNPAGLGIGADKEEFDYMVNAKKYGASRHENRTTLQSYYKLIMWQPHGIMKYMYQTPVLMVIPELDQISPPDQQFDLFGTFPGPKKAHVSVGKGHLNVLSGPEFPDLVKMQVDFIKNVLAGKVDEYVGVAHGTSNGETN; the protein is encoded by the exons ATGAGTACCTTCTTCCGCGACGTGGAATTCCAAACCGTGGACGGGCTGACCCTTAGGGGCTGCTTCTATCCCGCTCCTGGCCGTGGTCCTGCAGCCATCATTACGCCCGGG TTCAACTGCGTGAAGGAGATGTTCGTGCCAGAGGTGGCCGAACAGTTCCAGCTCGCCGGAATTTCAGCACTCATTTACGACCCACGCAGCCTAGGCCTCAGCGATGGTCAGCCCCGGAACGAGATCGACCCGATGAAGCAGGTCTCAGATTACTCAGATGCGCTGACCTACCTCCGCGGCCTCCCCGAAGTCGATCCGGAGCAGATCTTCTTCTGGGGCCAGTCCTTTGCCGGCTGCGTCGCACTCTGTGCTGGCGCCCTCGACAAGCGCGCACGCATGGTCGTCTCCATCTGCCCACTGCTGGACTTTGAACTCACGCCGCAAAAGTTCCCCCGCGTTCTCGCACGCAGCATGGCCGACCGCGAGTCCCGCGCCGCCGGCAACCCGCCAGTCTTTTTGCCTGTGCTGACCGAGGACGGCGTCAACCCCGCCGGCCTGGGTATTGGCGCCGACAAGGAGGAGTTTGATTACATGGTCAACGCCAAAAAGTACGGCGCCAGTCGCCACGAGAACAGAACGACGCTCCAGTCGTACTACAAGCTCATTATGTGGCAGCCCCATGGTATAATGAAGTACATGTACCAAACGCCCGTTCTCATGGTCATTCCCGAGCTGGATCAGATCTCGCCCCCAGATCAGCAATTTGATCTGTTCGGCACGTTTCCAGGCCCGAAAAAGGCGCACGTATCTGTTGGCAAAGGACATCTTAATGTACTCAGCGGTCCAGAGTTCCCAGACCTGGTTAAGATGCAGGTGGACTTTATCAAGAATGTTTTGGCTGGAAAGGTAGATGAGTATGTGGGTGTTGCGCACGGAACGAGCAATGGCGAGACCAATTGA